AGATAGAAATCTTTTAAATATCATTGGTGAAACTTCATTAAATATTTTCCTATCAATGGCTTTAATTTCTTTAAAATTATGGGAACTAGCTGCTTTAGCTGTACCTTTATTAATAATTTTAATGGCTCAAGTTTTATTTATGTGGGTTTATACAAGATTTATAGTATTTAAAGCTATGGGAGGAGATTATGATGCTGCTGTAATGATATCAGGAATGTGTGGTTCAGGTCTTGGAGCTACAACAAATGCTATGATAAACATGGAAGAGGTAAGTTCTAAATATGGTTATACAGTAAATCCATATTTAATAGTACCTTTAACAGGAGCATTTTTAATAGATATATTCCAAATGCCTGTAATTATAACAGCAATAAATATGTTTAAGTAAAGAAAAAGTCATAAATAATAAAAAACAAAAAATGGCCCATTATGGGCTGTTTTTTGTTTAAAAGAAAAATTATAATAAAATATTTCTTGACTTGTTAAAATAAATTTGATATGTTGATATTATAAAGTAGGGATTAAAAAGGCTATGATTCTCCTTTTATATATTTAATGTGGTAACAAATAAGATAAAACCCATTATGAAAAAATATTAAATATAAGAGGGCATATAAAAAATCTATGATATGTTGATGTAAGGAGGAGAAAATGAAAAAAACAATTTTTGTTTTAGGATTATTAGTTTCTATAGTATCATATTCAGAAGAAAAATCTGCCGTAACAGAAGTAGTATCTTCAGTGGTATCAGAAGCAGTATCTACAGGAAAGAATATTTTAAAAGGTGTAAAAGATGGTGTAGATATGGGAAGAAAAGATGGAGAAAGCTTAGATGAAGCTTTAATCATTTATGACAAAAAACTTTTTGAAGAAAATGTAAAAGCTTCAGTTTTAACTGTAACAGAAGATGAATTAGGATATAAAGTGGTAGTTGGTTTGAAAAATGAGACAGATAAAATGATAAGATTGACAAATCTTCATGAGAAAAAATCTTTACAACTTTTAGATACTGATGGCTTTGCAGTTTTCTCTTTAGGACCATTTGATGATGTTAATATACCAAAAAAAGCTGCTGTAAAAAGTACTTTTGTATTTCCAGCTGATGGAAAACCAGAAATGATAAAAATTTATGAGAGCGAAATAAAAATTAAAGATGAAGTAATTAAAATAAAAAAATAAAAATTTTTAAATAATTTTTTATAAAAAAAAGGACTTAATCAAATTTCTATAATAATCCATTATAAAAATTCTTTAGTCCTTTTTCTTTTTATCTAATCAACATTATTGATTAGATAGAATGGAAAATTTATATATTATTTTGTGTTATCCAAAAGTTTTTTAGTAAGAAGTCTATGTTCCCACATTTCGTCTTCTGATTTATAACTTCTTTTTTCAAAAGTACTTTCTGTATAAGTATCGCCAAATATTAAATCAAGAATATGTAAAGAATCTTTTCCAGCTGCTTCTAAAGTTCCTCTACAAGAGCCACAATAACTTATTACAGAATCTTGAGTACAATCATTAGCTCTTCTAGTATAAATTTTTTCATAAAGAGCTGGATTAGAAGAACAAACCATTCCTCCTACTCCACAACATCTAGTATTTTCTTTTATATTATTCATTTCTTCATATTTATATCCAAGTTCTTTTAATATCCATCTAATATTTTCATGGTGAGATGATATATCTCTAGTTACACAAGAATCATGGATATTAAATACAACATCACTGTTTATACCTTTATTTAAACTTTCTTTTGGTAAACCAATTTTTTCTCTCATTAAATCCCAATAAGAAATAACTTTTTTTCCACTTGTAGAAACAAAAGTTTTATAGCAAGATGGACAAATTGTTATAATTGTATCAGCACCAATTTTTTCAATCTCATCGTTAGCCATTTTATTTCTAATTTTAAATTTATCTTCTTCTCCTATCATATTAGTAACTTTTCCACAACATCTCAACATAGCTGAAACATCATCACCTAAAGTTTCTTTTAAATGAGCATAAACTTTTTCTACTAATTCAGGTTTATATGCTGGAATTGTACATCCAGGTACAAAAACATATTTAGGAGATTTTTTATCTTGGACAGATGTACAATAAGTAGGATTACATTCTAAAGCTTGTATTCTATCACTGTCTAAAAGATTTTCTATAACTTGTTTATTTCCATTGTCTCTGATATATTGTCTTTTTAATTCTATAAAATTAGATTTTAAATCTAAATCTTTTGGACATTTAATAGTACATTGAGAACATTCATTACAAGAAAAAGCAATCATTTTTTCCATATGTTGATATCCTTTTTCTAAATAATCTCTAAATAGCTCTTTTGGACAAGAAGTATAATCTTTTAACATCATACATTCTTTCATACAAAGTCTACATTCACATTGACGACATCTATCAGCTTCAAATTGAGCTTGTTCTTGAGTATATCCAAGTGAAACCTCTTCAAAAGATTTTATTCTTTCTTTAGGGTCTAAGTGAGGCATAGATACTCTTCTTTCTAAAATATCTGTCCAATCAACATCTCTTCTTAATTTTGTATCATAACTAGATGTATTTGAAATCTCTCTTCCCTCTTTTAAATCTTTATTATTAAGAAATCTATCAACAGATTCAGCAGCACGACGACCTGTTGCCATAGCTTGTATTACAATAACAGATTCTCCACTAGCATCTCCTGTAATAAATACTTTTTCAATATCTTTACTTTGAA
This genomic interval from Fusobacterium sp. FSA-380-WT-3A contains the following:
- a CDS encoding FAD-dependent oxidoreductase translates to MLKEEIIENMQKIVSECMGEENPACVTTCPMHTNVKEYIRLLREGKGEEALLTVREKLFLPGTLGRICAHPCEGKCKINEINSPMSIAGLKRYIADHYDDEKLWSLEKEDYKNKNVAVIGAGPSGLQSALDLIRKGYGVTVFEKLPVKGGMMAVGIPEYRLPRNILTREISYLEKLGVKFRMNCEIGKDIEFETLLKDFDSVIVAVGKHKGRVGTNLSSKNILSASSFLKEAALSKDKKLDLGKTVLVVGGGDVAMDCARTSRRISGVEKVYSVCLEGSFDEMTASKEEVKGAFEEEIEFLHGYGVKDISLNDDSSIDKITLKKCLSLFDENHMFSPKFDENQLRDISCDTIIFAIGQEVDNSFANNLLSQKRNSTFECDRETLQSKDIEKVFITGDASGESVIVIQAMATGRRAAESVDRFLNNKDLKEGREISNTSSYDTKLRRDVDWTDILERRVSMPHLDPKERIKSFEEVSLGYTQEQAQFEADRCRQCECRLCMKECMMLKDYTSCPKELFRDYLEKGYQHMEKMIAFSCNECSQCTIKCPKDLDLKSNFIELKRQYIRDNGNKQVIENLLDSDRIQALECNPTYCTSVQDKKSPKYVFVPGCTIPAYKPELVEKVYAHLKETLGDDVSAMLRCCGKVTNMIGEEDKFKIRNKMANDEIEKIGADTIITICPSCYKTFVSTSGKKVISYWDLMREKIGLPKESLNKGINSDVVFNIHDSCVTRDISSHHENIRWILKELGYKYEEMNNIKENTRCCGVGGMVCSSNPALYEKIYTRRANDCTQDSVISYCGSCRGTLEAAGKDSLHILDLIFGDTYTESTFEKRSYKSEDEMWEHRLLTKKLLDNTK